The following coding sequences lie in one Homalodisca vitripennis isolate AUS2020 chromosome X, UT_GWSS_2.1, whole genome shotgun sequence genomic window:
- the LOC124369388 gene encoding microtubule-associated protein futsch-like, with protein MNKAERSVVPTQCDDPKPGSVVPTQCDETKPGSVVPTQCDETKPESVVPTQCDETKPESVVPTQCDETKPESVVPTQCDETKPGSVVPTQCDETKPESVVPTQCDDSKPGSVVPTQCDETKPGSVVPTQCDDSKPGSVVPTQCDETKPESVVPTQCDETKPESVVPTQCDETKPGSCDETKPESVVPTQCDETKPESVVRTQCDETKPESVVPTQCDETKPGSVVPTQCDETKPESVVPTQCDETKPESVVPTQCDETKPESVVPTQCDDSKPGSVVPTQCDETKPESVVPTQCDETKAESVVPTQCDDSKPGSVVPTQCDETKPGSVVPTQCDETKPESVVPTQCDDSKPGSVVPTQCDETKPGSVVPTQCDETKPGSVVPTQCDETKPESPGSVVPTQCDETKPGSVVPTQCDDSKPGSVVPTQCDDTKPGSVVPTQCDETKPGSVVPTQCDETKPGSVVPTQCDETKPGSCDETKPESVVPTQCDDSKPGSVVPTQCDETKPESVVPTQCDETKAESVVPTQCDDSKPGSVVSTQCDETKPGSVVSTQCDETKPESVVPTQCDDTKPGSVVPTQCDETKPGSVVPTQCDETKPGSVVPTQCDETKPESVVPTQCDDSKPGSVVSTQRDETKPESVVPTQCDDSKPGSVVRTQCDDTKPGSVVPTQCDETKPESVVPTQCDDTKPGSVVPTQCDETKPGSVVPTQCDDTKPGSVVPTQCDDTKPGSVVPTQCDDTKPGSVVPTQCDDTKPGSVVPTQCDDTKPGSVVPTQCDETKPGSVVPTQCDETKPGSVVPTQCDETKPGSVVPTQCDETKPGSVVPTQCDETKPGSVVPTQCDDTKPESVVPTQCDETKPGSVVPTQCDETKPGSVVPTQCDETKPGSVVPTQCDETKPESVMPTQCDETVPRMLELSPAVQLTIILCRSIGRRLLGIPTHSSAQCK; from the exons ATGAACAAGGCAGAGAGGAGTGTAGTGCCCACGCAGTGTGATGACCCTAAGCCAGGGAGCGTAGTGCCCACGCAGTGTGATGAGACTAAGCCAGGGAGCGTAGTGCCCACGCAGTGTGATGAGACTAAGCCAGAGAGCGTAGTGCCCACGCAGTGTGATGAGACTAAGCCAGAGAGCGTAGTGCCCACGCAGTGTGATGAGACTAAGCCAGAGAGTGTAGTGCCCACGCAGTGTGATGAGACTAAGCCAGGGAGCGTAGTGCCCACGCAGTGTGATGAGACTAAGCCAGAGAGTGTAGTGCCCACGCAGTGTGATGACTCTAAGCCAGGGAGCGTAGTGCCCACGCAGTGTGATGAGACTAAGCCAGGGAGCGTAGTGCCCACGCAGTGTGATGACTCTAAGCCAGGGAGCGTAGTGCCCACGCAGTGTGATGAGACTAAGCCAGAGAGCGTAGTGCCCACGCAGTGTGATGAGACTAAGCCAGAGAGTGTAGTGCCCACGCAGTGTGATGAGACTAAGCCAGGGAGC TGTGATGAGACTAAGCCAGAGAGTGTAGTGCCCACGCAGTGTGATGAGACTAAGCCAGAGAGCGTAGTGCGAACGCAGTGTGATGAGACTAAGCCAGAGAGTGTAGTGCCCACGCAGTGTGATGAGACTAAGCCAGGGAGTGTAGTGCCCACGCAGTGTGATGAGACTAAGCCAGAGAGCGTAGTGCCCACGCAGTGTGATGAGACTAAGCCAGAGAGTGTAGTGCCCACGCAGTGTGATGAGACTAAGCCAGAGAGTGTAGTGCCCACGCAGTGTGATGACTCTAAGCCAGGGAGCGTAGTGCCCACGCAGTGTGATGAGACTAAGCCAGAGAGTGTAGTGCCCACGCAGTGTGATGAGACTAAGGCAGAGAGTGTAGTGCCCACGCAGTGTGATGACTCTAAGCCAGGGAGCGTAGTGCCCACGCAGTGTGATGAGACTAAGCCAGGGAGCGTAGTGCCCACGCAGTGTGATGAGACTAAGCCAGAGAGTGTAGTGCCCACGCAGTGTGATGACTCTAAGCCAGGGAGCGTAGTGCCCACGCAGTGTGATGAGACTAAGCCAGGGAGCGTAGTGCCCACGCAGTGTGATGAGACTAAGCCAGGGAGCGTAGTGCCCACGCAGTGTGATGAGACTAAGCCAGAGAGT CCAGGGAGCGTAGTGCCCACGCAGTGTGATGAGACTAAGCCAGGGAGCGTAGTGCCCACGCAGTGTGATGACTCTAAGCCAGGGAGCGTAGTGCCCACGCAGTGTGATGACACTAAGCCAGGGAGCGTAGTGCCCACGCAGTGTGATGAGACTAAGCCAGGGAGCGTAGTGCCCACGCAGTGTGATGAGACTAAGCCAGGGAGCGTAGTGCCCACGCAGTGTGATGAGACTAAGCCAGGGAGC TGTGATGAGACTAAGCCAGAGAGTGTAGTGCCCACGCAGTGTGATGACTCTAAGCCAGGGAGCGTAGTGCCCACGCAGTGTGATGAGACTAAGCCAGAGAGTGTAGTGCCCACGCAGTGTGATGAGACTAAGGCAGAGAGTGTAGTGCCCACGCAGTGTGATGACTCTAAGCCAGGGAGCGTAGTGTCCACGCAGTGTGATGAGACTAAGCCAGGGAGCGTAGTGTCCACGCAGTGTGATGAGACTAAGCCAGAGAGTGTAGTGCCCACGCAGTGTGATGACACTAAGCCAGGGAGCGTAGTGCCCACGCAGTGTGATGAGACTAAGCCAGGGAGCGTAGTGCCCACGCAGTGTGATGAGACTAAGCCAGGGAGCGTAGTGCCCACGCAGTGTGATGAGACTAAGCCAGAGAGTGTAGTGCCCACGCAGTGTGATGACTCTAAGCCAGGGAGCGTAGTGTCCACGCAGCGTGATGAGACTAAGCCAGAGAGTGTAGTGCCCACGCAGTGTGATGACTCTAAGCCAGGGAGCGTAGTGCGAACGCAGTGTGATGACACTAAGCCAGGGAGCGTAGTGCCCACGCAGTGTGATGAGACTAAGCCAGAGAGCGTAGTGCCCACGCAGTGTGATGACACTAAGCCAGGGAGCGTAGTGCCCACGCAGTGTGATGAGACTAAGCCAGGGAGCGTAGTGCCCACGCAGTGTGATGACACTAAGCCAGGGAGCGTAGTGCCCACGCAGTGTGATGACACTAAGCCAGGGAGCGTAGTGCCCACGCAGTGTGATGACACTAAGCCAGGGAGCGTAGTGCCCACGCAGTGTGATGACACTAAGCCAGGGAGCGTAGTGCCCACGCAGTGTGATGACACTAAGCCAGGGAGCGTAGTGCCCACGCAGTGTGATGAGACTAAGCCAGGGAGCGTAGTGCCCACGCAGTGTGATGAGACTAAGCCAGGGAGCGTAGTGCCCACGCAGTGTGATGAGACTAAGCCAGGGAGCGTAGTGCCCACGCAGTGTGATGAGACTAAGCCAGGGAGCGTAGTGCCCACGCAGTGTGATGAGACTAAGCCAGGGAGCGTAGTGCCCACGCAGTGTGATGACACTAAGCCAGAGAGCGTAGTGCCCACGCAGTGTGATGAGACTAAGCCAGGGAGCGTAGTGCCCACGCAGTGTGATGAGACTAAGCCAGGGAGCGTAGTGCCCACGCAGTGTGATGAGACTAAGCCAGGGAGCGTAGTGCCCACGCAGTGTGATGAGACTAAGCCAGAGAGCGTAATGCCCACGCAGTGTGATGAAACAGTCCCACGCATGCTAGAGTTATCGCCAGCCGTACAATTAACTATTATTCTTTGCCGCAGTATCGGCAGAAGGCTTCTCGGAATTCCGACTCATTCTTCTGCTCAGTGTAAGTAA